The Eptesicus fuscus isolate TK198812 chromosome 17, DD_ASM_mEF_20220401, whole genome shotgun sequence genome has a window encoding:
- the NANOS1 gene encoding nanos homolog 1, with the protein MEAFPWAPHSPRRGRAPPPMALVPSAHYVSAQGPAHPQPFSSWNDYLGLATLITKAVDGEQRFGCARGGNGDRGGGGGGSPPSSSSSSCCSPHAGTGPGALGPALGPPDYEEDDDDSDDPGSRARYLGGALDLCAGPAEAGLLEERFAELSPFAGRAAAVLLGCAPAVAATAEAAPREERALAWAAEPRLHASSGAAAARLLKPELQVCVFCRNNKEAVALYTTHILKGPDGRVLCPVLRRYTCPLCGASGDNAHTIKYCPLSKVPPPAARPPPRCPRDGLPGKKLR; encoded by the coding sequence ATGGAGGCTTTCCCCTGGGCGCCCCACTCGCCCCGCCGCGGCCGCGCCCCCCCGCCCATGGCGCTCGTGCCCAGCGCCCACTACGTGAGCGCCCAGGGCCCAGCGCACCCGCAGCCCTTCAGCTCGTGGAACGACTACCTGGGGCTTGCCACGCTCATCACCAAGGCGGTGGACGGCGAGCAACGCTTCGGCTGCGCCCGCGGCGGAAACGGagaccgcggcggcggcggcggcggctccccgccctcctcttcctcctcgtcCTGCTGCTCCCCCCACGCGGGGACCGGGCCCGGGGCGCTGGGGCCAGCGCTGGGGCCGCCGGACTACGAAGAGGATGACGACGACAGTGACGACCCGGGGTCCCGGGCCCGCTACCTGGGGGGCGCGCTGGACCTGTGCGCGGGCCCCGCCGAGGCCGGGCTGCTGGAGGAGCGCTTCGCCGAGCTGAGCCCGTTCGCTGGGCGCGCTGCCGCGGTGCTGCTGGGCTGCGCGCCCGCCGTGGCGGCCACCGCCGAGGCGGCACCACGCGAGGAGCGGGCCCTGGCGTGGGCGGCCGAACCCCGGCTGCACGCCTCCTCCGGGGCGGCCGCCGCCCGGCTGCTCAAGCCCGAGCTGCAGGTGTGCGTGTTTTGCCGGAACAACAAGGAGGCGGTGGCGCTCTACACCACCCACATCCTGAAGGGACCCGACGGGCGAGTGCTGTGCCCGGTGCTGCGCCGCTACACGTGCCCCCTGTGCGGTGCCAGCGGCGACAACGCGCACACCATCAAGTACTGCCCGCTCTCCAAAgtgccgccgcccgccgcccggccgcCGCCGCGCTGCCCCAGGGACGGCCTGCCCGGCAAGAAGCTGCGCTGA